A genomic segment from Canis lupus dingo isolate Sandy chromosome 23, ASM325472v2, whole genome shotgun sequence encodes:
- the XIRP1 gene encoding xin actin-binding repeat-containing protein 1 isoform X2 yields MAKAQTQAAPMPTLPTAAAEDLPLPPPPALDDLPLPPPKESFSKFHQQRQASELRRLYRHIHPELRKNLAEAVAEDLADVLDSEEPTEGDVQCMRWIFENWRLDAIGDRERPPAREPVPGGNVQATSRKFEEGSFANSTEQEPAGPPPSGGDVRAARQLFETKPLDELTGQAEALEAAVKEPEASGDVQGTRMLFETRPLDRLGSRPSIQEQSPLELRSEIQELKGDVKKTVKLFQTEPLCAIQDAEGAIHEVKAACREEIQSNAVRSARWLFETQPLDAINRDPSQVRVIRGISLEEGARPDVSATRWIFETQPLDAIREILVDEKDFQPSPDLIPPGPDVQQQRHLFETRALDTLKGEEESEAQHPPKEEVVPGDVRSTLWLFETKPLDTPRDKVQVGHLQRVGPRDHEGLISEHLSRDGSSAASHSQSAAQRDGVKGDVKAFKNLFETLPLDSIGQGEPSAHRSMNRAEGTDSTGQSQDVGSPVYAMQDGKGHLHALTSVSREQIVGGDVQGYRWMFETQPLDQLGRSPSTVDVVRGITRQEVVAGDVGTARWLFETQPLEVIHQRERQGRQEEEGKSQAGSQPEALPKGDVQTIRWLFETCPMSELAEKQGPEVTEPTAKAKPRSCTWMFAPQPLERPEGSREQHLQVSQIQAGERQTDRHVFETEPLQASGRPCGRGPVRYCSRVEIPSGQVSRQKEVFQALEAGKREEQGPRVLPEPISVGSVHKFTWLFENCPMGSLAAESIRGGNLPEEQPTGPSGSRVPERQETRAEGTLRTLHTLPGLLHHGGILMEVRGPGELCLAKYVLPGPGEGGPRVRKEELVSGELPRIVRQVLRRPDVDQQGLLVQEDPAGQLRLKPLRLPAPGGSGNIEDTDSEFQQLLACGLGTSVARTGLVMQETEQGLVSLTAYSLQPQPNSRAPERGSVQLLASCIDKGDLSGLHSLRWEPPADPSPVPASEGAPKLPPTENIIHVPPLDPSMGLGHLRGPGGTSHLPQTMEKPVPLAGEKKQEDSHTGQKGMAAWGKSEETTTTPLGPGAPDLQAAMQDLRMATAEAQSLHQQVLNKHKQGINPGATSAPLEPPRPAPAVATVAAQSHTRPMAGGNPRIPAAPRKLL; encoded by the coding sequence ATGGCCAAAGCCCAGACGCAGGCAGCCCCCATGCCGACCCTCCCGACGGCCGCTGCAGAggacctgcccctcccaccccccccagccctggaCGATCTGCCGCTGCCACCGCCCAAGGAGTCCTTCTCCAAGTTCCACCAGCAGAGACAAGCCAGCGAGCTCCGCCGCCTCTACAGGCACATCCACCCTGAGCTCCGCAAGAATCTGGCCGAGGCCGTGGCTGAAGACCTGGCTGACGTCCTGGATTCCGAGGAGCCCACTGAGGGTGACGTCCAGTGTATGCGCTGGATCTTTGAGAACTGGCGGCTCGATGCCATTGGGGACCGTGAGAGGCCGCCTGCCAGGGAGCCCGTGCCCGGTGGCAATGTTCAGGCCACCTCCCGCAAGTTTGAGGAAGGCTCCTTTGCCAACAGCACAGAGCAGGAGCCAGCCGGACCTCCGCCATCCGGAGGCGACGTTCGTGCAGCCCGCCAGCTGTTTGAGACAAAGCCGCTGGATGAGCTGACTGGCCAGGCCGAGGCGCTGGAGGCGGCGGTGAAGGAGCCCGAAGCCAGCGGCGATGTCCAGGGTACCAGGATGCTCTTTGAGACGCGGCCGCTGGACCGCCTGGGCTCCCGCCCCTCCATCCAGGAGCAGAGCCCCTTGGAGCTGCGCTCGGAGATCCAGGAGCTGAAGGGCGATGTGAAGAAGACAGTGAAGCTGTTCCAAACAGAGCCACTGTGTGCCATCCAGGATGCAGAGGGTGCCATCCACGAGGTCAAGGCTGCATGCCGGGAAGAAATCCAAAGCAATGCAGTGAGGTCTGCCCGCTGGCTATTTGAGACCCAACCTCTGGATGCTATCAACAGGGACCCCAGCCAGGTGCGGGTGATCCGGGGGATCTCCCTAGAGGAGGGGGCCCGGCCCGATGTCAGTGCAACTCGCTGGATCTTTGAGACTCAGCCGTTGGATGCCATTCGGGAGATCTTGGTGGATGAGAAAGACTTCCAGCCATCCCCAGACCTTATCCCTCCTGGTCCAGATGTTCAACAGCAGCGGCATTTGTTTGAGACCCGAGCCCTAGATACTCTCAAGGGGGAAGAGGAGTCTGAAGCACAGCACCCACCCAAAGAGGAAGTAGTCCCTGGTGATGTCCGTTCTACCCTGTGGTTATTTGAGACGAAGCCCCTGGACACACCTAGAGACAAGGTCCAAGTGGGTCACCTGCAGCGAGTGGGTCCCCGGGACCATGAGGGGCTCATATCTGAGCATCTATCCAGAGATGGCTCCTCAGCAGCATCCCACTCTCAGAGTGCCGCCCAGAGGGATGGGGTGAAGGGGGACGTGAAGGCCTTCAAGAACCTTTTCGAGACCCTTCCCCTTGACAGCATCGGGCAGGGTGAGCCTTCAGCCCATAGGAGTATGAACAGAGCAGAAGGAACTGATTCTACTGGGCAGTCCCAGGACGTAGGGTCCCCAGTATATGCCATGCAGGATGGCAAAGGCCACCTCCATGCCCTGACCTCTGTCAGCAGAGAGCAGATAGTTGGAGGCGATGTGCAGGGCTACAGATGGATGTTTGAGACACAGCCTCTGGACCAACTGGGCCGAAGCCCCAGTACCGTGGATGTGGTACGGGGCATCACCCGGCAGGAAGTGGTGGCCGGAGACGTAGGCACTGCCCGGTGGCTCTTTGAGACCCAGCCACTGGAGGTGATCCACCAGCGGGAACGGCAGGGACGccaggaagaagaaggaaagagtcaGGCAGGTTCCCAGCCTGAGGCACTCCCTAAAGGTGACGTGCAGACCATCCGGTGGTTGTTTGAGACATGCCCCATGAGTGAGTTGGCAGAGAAGCAGGGGCCAGAGGTCACAGAGCCCACAGCTAAGGCCAAGCCCCGGTCCTGCACCTGGATGTTTGCGCCCCAACCCCTGGAGAGGCCAGAGGGCTCCAGGGAGCAGCACCTACAGGTTAGCCAGATCCAGGCTggggaaagacagacagacagacatgtcTTCGAAACTGAGCCTCTGCAGGCCTCAGGCCGTCCCTGCGGAAGAGGGCCTGTGCGATACTGCAGCCGAGTAGAGATCCCTTCGGGTCAGGTATCTCGGCAGAAGGAGGTTTTCCAGGCCCTGGAGGCAGGcaagagggaagagcaggggcCCAGGGTCCTCCCCGAGCCCATCTCTGTGGGCTCTGTGCACAAGTTCACCTGGCTCTTTGAGAATTGCCCTATGGGCTCCCTGGCAGCCGAAAGCATCCGAGGGGGCAACCTCCCAGAAGAGCAGCCCACAGGCCCCTCGGGCAGCAGGGTGCCCGAGAGGCAGGAGACCAGGGCTGAGGGGACCCTGCGGACCCTGCACACTCTGCCCGGCCTCTTGCACCACGGGGGCATCCTCATGGAGGTCCGAGGCCCGGGGGAGCTCTGCCTGGCCAAGTATGTGCTCCcaggcccgggggagggggggccccgCGTCCGGAAGGAGGAGCTGGTGTCTGGCGAGCTTCCCAGGATCGTCCGCCAAGTGCTGCGCCGGCCAGATGTGGACCAGCAGGGGCTGCTGGTTCAGGAGGACCCAGCGGGCCAGCTCCGCCTTAAGCCACTGAGGCTGCCAGCTCCAGGCGGCAGCGGGAATATTGAAGACACAGACTCTGAGTTCCAACAGCTGCTGGCCTGCGGCCTGGGGACCTCAGTAGCAAGGACTGGGCTGGTGATGCAGGAGACAGAGCAGGGCCTGGTCTCGCTGACTGCCTACTCCCTGCAACCCCAGCCGAACAGCAGGGCCCCTGAGAGGGGCAGCGTGCAGCTGCTGGCCAGCTGCATAGACAAGGGAGACCTGAGTGGCCTGCATAGTCTGAGATGGGAGCCACCAGCCGATCCAAGTCCAGTGCCAGCCAGTGAGGGGGCCCCGAAGCTGCCCCCAACTGAGAACATCATCCATGTTCCCCCCCTGGACCCCAGTATGGGGCTGGGGCATCTCAGAGGCCCGGGGggcacctcccacctcccacagaCCATGGAAAAGCCAGTGCCTCTAGCtggggagaaaaagcaagaagatAGTCACACTGGGCAGAAAGGGATGGCAGCTTGGGGAAAGTCCGAAGAAACCACTACTAcccccctggggcctggggccccgGACCTCCAGGCTGCCATGCAAGACCTGCGGATGGCCACCGCCGAGGCCCAAAGCCTGCACCAGCAAGTTCTGAATAAACACAAGCAAGGCATTAACCCTGGAGCCACCTCGGCACCCCTGGAGCCACCTCGGCCAGCACCGGCTGTGGCCACTGTGGCTGCTCAGAGCCACACTAGGCCTATGGCTGGAGGCA